GGCCGAAGAACCCAGAGGTCCATTGCCCCCAGTCCTGCCAACTTCCGAGGCACAGTGTGCCGGATGGGGATGTCTTACAGAAGCGCAACAAGCTGGCATTATTGTCACAATTGTTGTGGTTTTTGTAGTGTTTGTGCTTGCGCTGTTTTTCTTTCTGAGATCAAAGAAGAATAAGAAGGACTGGGTTGATGGAGACTTTGTTCTTGTTCGCCAGAGCCGACGGCCCAGAGCCACAAGTCAAGCCAGCTACATGAACCTTCAGCACTCACGATTCTACTTCAGACACGAAGGCCTCACAGGCACACAACTGCCACCTCAACTCATGATAACACATCCGACAGTTCTTCACATTCCACCACCTCCAGCACCTGTCCCGGTACCCTTGCCAATGTCGATTCCTTTTCCAATCCCATACCCTCAGCCTGGGTCAATCTATCCAATGGTTTACCAACCCTTCAACCACCGGATGCAGACACAAGGCCTCGATCAAGGTCAGCGGCAACATACAGCACCGATGTTTCCGATCAACATCCCAAGCCAACAACCACCGCAACCTCCTCGAGCCCAGCAaccgcctcctcgaccaTGGGCAGAGGGCCGCGGTCATCAGAACACCCAGCGGCCGCCTCGCAGAAGGCCATCACTCGCACGAAGATTGTTCGACCTCTTCAACCTTCCTGTTGGCAGAGCATCAACAATCGTCAGCTCTAACTCTGGCTCGCTCCGTGCGCCGTCTATCGGAAGCAGCCATCGTTCGCGGGGCTCTGTAATCACCATGAGCACACCGCCACTTCCGGAAGCGATACGGGGAGGAGACATTCTTGTCGAAATGGGCCAGGCAACAAGACTCGACGAGGCGTCTCCAGCGGCGGCAACTGTCCGTAGTGATGATTTTGTCACTCCCACCAACCAGCGAAACATGGCTTCAGAACCCAATATGGCGAAGCCAGCCTCGTCAGCCCAAGGAAACTTGACCGGACACCCGATTTCCAGTTTTCAACAGGGAACGAGCAGCACTGGAATTTCACCCGTCCAGAGGCAGACCAATGTCAACTGCGAACCAGAGGAAGGAATTGTTATACCAGTCTCGGTCTCTCAAGGCTGTTCAAAGACCGAGGCTTGTCACTCTCCTGGCAATACTAAACCGCTTCGGAGGTTCGTGCGATGATCCCGAGTGCTAGTATCTAGAAGCTGATCCGTCGCAGCGCGCTTAAGAATGGAAAGCAAACCACCAGGGTATCCGAAATGGACGCAAATGCTCCGACTGGTCATCTGGCTACAGCAACCAGAATTGATATCGTGAATGGCGGAGATGTTTCTCCGACCAAGGCAACCTCCAGGTGAATAATTGTAGCTTTCTAATGCTAAGAATGGGCTGATTGTGGATATGGAGATGGGCTCAAGCAGAATCCGTGAGCGGTCTACTGGCGACTTCCTCGATGGCTGTAGAAGGTAGTCTGCACAGAAACCACAGGTAGGCTGGTATGCCCTGGCTTGGCTGACGCCTTCTGAGCTGACGTGATTAATCGATCGAGTCGTAGGACTAAGCCAGACCAGAGGCGAAAATACAGGAATATGAGAGCAGACGCGGTCGAAGAGAGTCATCAAGATCCTTTGGGCGCCGCACCTCGAGCCGCCTCACCGATAGATCAGGTCGGCATAACTGTTCTATGCAGCCCAATCGGGGGCATAGAGAAGAAGCAGGATCGCGGCCCGGAGACTGTTCATCGCCAGCAGAAGACCCGGAAGAGAATCCAGTCAGCCCATCGACGTCTATGCAGCGTAGCTTTATGCTAACACGACTTCAGATGTCTCTACCCTGGCGATGTGGAGATAAATGAGGAGCTGAGCGACTactcaccgccgccgtctcctccaAGACCTATTCATCAAGGCGGTGGCCAGTATGCGCCCAGTCAGATCCGACACAAGCAGTCAAGAGACGAGGCGTAGTTAGCAATTACCGACGCTCCAAGTCGTTCGTAGCGCGGTAGGAGAACCCGAGGCAGAAATGCCGAAGATATTCGAAAAGTGGGAACATGCCCTCGGCTTCCAGTCGTTTGGGGCATCGCAAGTTTTGTCAGCCAGCACACCAGCAGGAAATGGTGGCCAAAGCCCAGGAAGTCAGCATATGGGTGTGTATAAGTTTCTCAAAGAATGGTCGTTGTCCTTTAGGGCCACCTTTTCTTTAGACAGGTAATGATACTGGAAGTAGGATTCAGAGGTGTTGTACACATCAGTATACGAAAATAAACAAAGAGCTCAATGTAAAACCCTGAAGGTGAAAGATCCATGATTCATAAGTCCATTGATTTGCGTCAAACTGTGCATAAGGTAGCCTACCTACAGTCTATAGATTTAATCCACACAGCTGCGCAGCAGATGCTGAAGCAGGGGTAAGTCAGGCATTTGTGTCACTATGGCCTGTGCGCACAGCAACAAAGTACGTACCTCAGCCGGATGCGTAAAGCAAGAGGGAGCAAAGCAACAGGCCCTGGAGGTGGCTTCGTCATTGCCTGCTTCTCCAGCTGGAATGGCTCTTGCTACTGCTCCCTGGAGCTTACCTTAGTCCAACCTCTCGCAGCAACCCCCGATCGCCTCTCCCCACGCAGCCCGACAACAGACTGCAAGACCTTTGCTGTAcctctcttcttcaacctgGCTATTGTTCCTTGACCTTGGATTCCTTTCACCGCAGGACTGATCCTCAGTTTTTAATAGACACTGCAATTATCCACCGACTGATTGTCGCATGCCAACAGACAAGCCTACatcacccctcccccgcaACTTCCGGCTCAGCTGCGCATTCTTGTGTCGCGCATCCTGGCTAAGACCGCAAACCCTTTTGCACGATATTCAACCGGTCTACATCTTTGTTTGACGTCCTATTCAAACCAAGACCTACGCAATGTGGAACGATGAGGACAACAACCCTTATGCCGAGGGCTTCGACCGGAGAGACAGCTTGACTTCCTCTTCAGCCAACCCGGCTTCTCCTACCACTCGTGAGTGTATGTTGCAATCCTTCCCCATAACACTCTCAGCAACTTGAAGGGGCCAGAAAATGATGGAAACCATAGATCTGGATGATTCTTCAGACAGTACTGATGCCGACTGGGAGACTTTAGACCAGCGATTCGACATCCCGCAGACCCCGTCGACCACGAGCGACGAGGCACCCCAGAACCGCCCCCACGACGATAGCGAGGTTGAGAGCAGTGACAATGAGCCGATCGCTAGAGACAGAGGCGATATTGTCCCGCTCCCGAAGCCCGGTGGATACGAGAGTCGAGTCGAGCAGATCCTCTGGGAGAACCCATCGGTCACTATCCTCATTACGGATGCGGGAAAGAGTGCGGAGAGCGGAGGAAAATATATCGTCTATACCATCCGGACAGGGGTAGGTGGCTCTGTTTATTCATTTAGTTTAGCGATGAAGACCCGCGATCGAATGGCCGACTGACAACCTTCCTAGAACCTCGAAGTCCGCCGGCGCTATTCCGAGTTCGCTTCTCTTCGCGAAGCGTTGACACGACTTCATCCTACGCTGATCATACCGCCTATTCCCGAGAAGCACACCATGGCCGACTACGCTGCTAGCCCGACGAACGCGAAGCAAGACCAGCAGATTATTGACCTGCGCAAGCGCATGCTCGCTGTCTTCCTCAACCGATGCCGACGAATGGACGAGGTCCGAAGCGATGGTGTCTGGTGGAGATTTCTTGACCCTAATGCCAGCTGGGTGAGTTAGTCGAGTTCCCCTGACTGTTATTTCTCGGTTGTTGACCTAGCACAGAGTGAGGTATTGCATTCCCATCCGGTGGCCTCGATACCCAAATCCGTTCTGAAGGCACCCCCCCTGGATCCCGCAAACCCTACGCCTGCTCACAATTTCCTTCCCGTACCAGCGACCTCAGCTAAGCTGAAGACGACGGGCGGCCCTGGTGTCGACCCTGGAGCAATCTCCGGTACAGGTCCCCACGTCTTCGGCCGTTTCCCCCCGGACAGCCACACCCTGAGTGAGCAGGAGCTTGACCCGTACTTCATTACGTATGAGGCTTCGATTAAGGAGCTGGAGCAGCTGCTGTCTGGTTCTATGGAGAAGGTCAACCGCCGGACTTTGAGCCACCTATCCGCCCTTGCTGCGGATCTTTGTGAGCTGGGCTCCAAGTTCAATGCGTTTGCGCTTTCCGAACAAGCACCTTCACTTGGACCAGCCCTGGAGAGGGTTGGCCAAGCGGCGGACTCCTCTTACATCGCAACGGAGGAGCTCTCCGGCTCACTTGGCGCCAGTTTTGCGGAACCAATGCGCGAGAATGCGCAGTTCGCAGGCGTGGTTCGCAGCGTGCTGAAGTACAGGGTGCTGAAGCGGGTGCAGCAGGAGCAGACGAGCGACGAGCTCAGCAAGAAGATTGCATTGCTCGACCAGCTGGAGCGAAGCGAAGCGGAGGCCAAACGCATAGAGCAGTACCtgagcagcagccagcagaTCGCGCCAGCGCCGAAGCGATCAACCAGTCTTAGGGAGGCCAACTCTTCACACCACCAGCGGGAGGGCAGCGCCGAGGACACGGCGTCTATCGACTCAGACTTTCCGCCCACCCACGGCGAGCCGGTGCCCACCGCAAGTCAAGGGGTTCCCCAGCGAAGCAACTCAACGCCTGGCCATAAGAAGGCCGCAAGCAGCAATTCGATTACGAACAAAAtctttggtccgatccgtcATGCCATTCAAGGTGTAGCTGACGTCGACCCCGAGAGAACCCGTCGTGACATGATTGGGAAAACACGCGAGAGCATTGAGCAGCTGGAGCAGGCAAAGGTCGTGTCCGAGCACgacgtcaaggaggccaGCGCCAGTATCCTGAAGGACTTGAAGCGATTCCAGTcagagaaggaagaggacTTGCGTCGATACATGGTAAGTTGTCAGCAAGCACATACTCATGATCATACTGGGGCTAAATCTAGTAACAGTTGGCCTACGCCAAAAGCCAGATCGAATGGGcaaagaagaacaaggagaCCTGGGAGGATGCCAAAGCTGAAGTCAGCAAGATTGATGAGAGCTAGGGAGTTGGTGAGGGGAGGGCGACAGGCAGGAAATGAGCCCGTGCAACAAGATTAGAACAGCCCTGGCCCAAGACCATGGATGTGACTGTTTGCAGTAATACGACGAGGCGTTGAGTCTGCAGGGTTGGGTTGATGGTTTGCTCGTCAATTGACGTAGGTTAGCAAAGCTCGCTTGGCGTTTGCGAGGGGATTTTCCATTCGTAAAAGCCCTGGAATCGGTAGTGGAAGAAAATTAATCAAACGAGTTCAGATACGTAACCCTGAGAGTGTGTGCTGTTCCATTTTGGGCCCCCATCAAGCCGGATGTTGTCTCGGGGGGTTTTGTTTGGGGGGCCTTAAGAAGCCCTTCTCTTTGGCTTCGGTCTTTTCGGGGTACTGAATGCAGGGTTCACCTTCCGACTGTCTGTAATTTTGGTTCAACACGTCTTCTGCTGATTGTAGTTTACTATATTTATCAATTATTCTTTGCGGCAGGTATAGCAGAGCAAATATCACAAGGACCCTGGGGCGCGCCGACGAAGACCTTATCTCACTATCGATAAGGACAGATAAAGCTCGGAGACTTCGTCGCGAGGCTCCGACCAAGAGATTCCCCGACCTTGTACTTCCCTCTGatctcccccctctctcctctctttgCGCAACACCAGATACCGTCCGTCCCGCAACCATGGAAGGCATACAGGGTCCCCCGCCCGAGGGCCCGATTGCCTCGATTGCAGAACCGGGCATCAAGGCCGACGGCCAGCTGCTGTTCGACCTGCGCCGCGAGGTCGCCTCTTTGTTGCACCGCAACCAGACCAGCTTCCCAGGTGCGCAACCCGTCAGCTTTGCGCGCAAAcacctcgaggagctgcggaACAAAGAGTGAGTTTATCGCGCGGCCCCCGACTTTgagaacccccccctccggAGTGTCGGCTAGGGACGTCATGGCACAATCGGACTCGAGGCAAGCATTCATTAACAGTATCGCTGACAAACTACTCGCGAGAAACAGCTACTATGTTTGTGAAAAGTCTGACGGCATCCGGTACCTCTTATACCTTaccgaggacgaggggcgGGAGATCCACTACCTCATTGACCGCAAGAACGACTACTGGTTCATTAAGAACACCAGCTTCCACTTCCCGCGCAAGGACGACTTGACAAAGTTCCATACGCGCACGctcatcgacggcgagctggtcATGGACGACACGGGAAAAGGCCAAAAGGAGCCGCGTTTTCTTGTCTTCGATTGCCTCGTGCTCGACGGCCAGGATCTTATGTCTCGCACGCTCGACAAGCGGCTTGCCTACTTCAACGAGAACATCTACAAGCCTTACCGCGACTTGTTTAAGCAGTACCCGGAAGAGCGCGACTTCCAGCCGTTCCTGGTGGAGATGAAGGCCATGCAGCTGAGCTACGGCATCGAGATGATGTTCCGCGAGATCCTGCCCAAGCTGCGACACGGCAACGACGGGCTCATCTTCACATGTGTTAGCAGCGATTACAAGCACGGCACCGACCCGCACATCCTCAAGTGGAAGCCTCCCGAAGAGAACACGGTTGATTGCCGGCTGCGACTGCACTTCCCTACCGTGCAGccaggcgacggcgacgacgacgtcgacggtcCCTATGTCGACTACGAGTCCGTCCCACGCTCCGAGCTGTGGAGCTTCATGGGCGACGGGCGATATCAGTATTTCGCCGACGTTCATATCACCGAGGAGGAATGGGAGATTCTCAAGGGGCTGGGCGACCCGCTCCAGGAGCGCATCGTCGAGTGTCACAAAGATGACCTGGATCGGTGGCGCATCATCCGCTTCCGCGACGATAAGTCCGAGGCTAATCACATTTCGACGATCAAGAGCGTCATGGAGAGCATCGAGGACCGTGTCACGGAGAaggacctcgccgaggcggccaagagCATCAAGGACAACTGGAAGACGCGCAACGCTAAACGGTGACCCGACTTGGACCTGTGAGGCCTTACAGGCAAAGACGTCACAACCTAATTTTGTTGGTGGGTGGCCCGCGAGGCAGGGGCTCGAACAAGTTCACGTTGAGGTGGCGGTGTGGTGCTTTTTTGACTATATGCGAACGGGGTGGCGTCTTTGTTGGTTCGTCTGCAAAGccaagcagaagaagaagaagaagaagttaGGGGGAAAGGATGGCAGTCCGAGATCGGCAGAGGCATACGCAGTTTTGTATTTCCTCTTTCCTTGCGCCCGCGACTCTCCTTTTGCCCTCCATTTTCATGAGCATCTTCAAGTTCGGCTGCGCGCATGGCTTTTATTTTACTTTTTAGGCGTTAGAGCTTCTGGATAAAGCGGGCATTACAGGATACGGCATCATTGGGGATCCGGCGtgtcctcttcttcacccACACATTCCGTTTTGTATAGGTATGAGGGGGGGAAAGCAAGCGATTCGTCTTCGAGATGTGCTATTCGCAATCATGACCAGCAGTACATTAATGACATATTCTCCCATCCCGAAACGTGACCTCTCTTGCAGTGTGTTCCACAATCACAAGCCAAATCGGCACCTGAACGAACCAAGGGGGACAGTCATGTCTCGGGCAAAAATGTGGCCTTCATTTCTTGGACCCCCAGCAGGAGCACcgtctctcttttctctctctctctcgttccTCAGTTTAGAGAGGCCGGCTGGTGACAAACAACCACGGACTCCTGTAAGTGGTATTCAGGTAGAAAATACCTATGTCAAGTGCAGATCGTTGAGGAGGGGAAAGTACTACTTAACATCGTCTACCCCGACAATACCTGACCTAACCACATATTTCAATGAGTCCGAAGGGTTTttgttctttttcttgtttttGTCACCCGCCTGAGAGGGTAAATATTGACCAAGGCGGCCAGGCCAGTATATGAGCGAAGGAATTGGAGAGCATGTGAAATCTTCCCTTCCGAGTGAGGGGGAGACACCCCAACAAACTCTCAGCTCAGGAACTCACACTGCAGTGAGCCCGGCACCTAACATGTCGAGATAGGTATGTAAGGCACTGACCTCTAGCACCCACTCCTCCGCGCAGGCATCGGCCAAACCCcgcctaggtaggtaggtattgGGTACGGCTACGGCGTTAAAGACACTGCTACTTCGTAGGTACTTATACCTCTGGCACATACGCGGCTGCGACGACCATCGATCTACCTTTGGCAGCAAAGGGAGGGATGAGAGCTGGATAACGCGCCCGAGAACTAACAACCCCAGACTCCTCACTTCAATTGCCCTCGTCTCCTTGCCCCCTTCTTTAGAGCTTCGTCGACTCTATCTAGCTTGCTCTGAAGCTCGCCATAAATTCAGCTGGCACGGCTGATACCCCCGGTACGAAACGCCATCATCATTGCTCATCTCACGCTCCGGTCGAGGTTCAGCCGGAGTTGGACTGCCATTCATCATGATCCTTGGACCGGTGTCGCTGCTCGACTGCCTGGCCTTTGTAATCTTTCTCGTGCCGCAGCTTCTCATCCATGTCGGCTTCTTCCGGACATTGGCTGTCGCCGTCAAGTCGTTGCCATTTCTGATCTTCGAGTTACCGACATCCTTGTTTCACGAGCGCTATCTCCTCCAGTACAACCAGCGTTCGCCTTTCGTACAGCAAGCGACCTTcttcgaggacgtcgtcatACGATGCGTGCGGTACGCCTTTGCAAACCTTCCTCCTAACATCGGCCGCGTCTTTCTCTCCAAGTACGTCTCGCGGCCGTTTTTGAGGTTTCGCATGCTGCGGCACGGTTACCTGAGCTCACCCGCCCACTGGAGCGAGTACAAGCAACATGTGAGTATAGCCTCCTCACCTCGGACGTATCATGATTAGTGGCTTAGTCTTTGGACAGGGTGAACATGGCTTTCAAGGAGTCTGGATCACTAAGAATGCATCGAAACCCCCCGATATCGTCATCTACTACGCGCATGGAGGCGGATTTTCGATGGGCTCCGCGTACTTTTACCTCGAGTTTCTCCTATCGTGGCACTCGCTGCTTGTCGAGTCAGGCTATCAGAACCCCGCCATATTCGCCCTCGAGTACACGCTGGTTCCCGACAAAATGTACCCGACGCAGGTATACGAGACGTTGAGGGGATATAAGCACGTACTGGACAGGGCCGGCGATCCTCGAAAAGTGGTTGTGGCAGGGGACTCGGCGGGAGGGACCCTGATTTTGACGCTGTTGCTGGAACTAGGTCACATGAACGAGGCCAGGGCTTTCAGAGAAAAGGGCGACGATTCCGCCGCATCTGAAGGCGAGAGCCAGGAGCAACTGCGCAAGGCGTCCGAATCGCCGCTCCCTGGGCTTTGCGTGTTGATCTCGCCGTGGACCAAGTTGATATCCAACCGACACGAGAATTCGGCCAGTGATTTCCTGGACCGCGTCACGCTGTGGAAGTACGCGTTGCAGTACGCCGGTACCTCGCATGCCTACGATAAATCGGCCTCGCCCGGGCAGTGCGTCGATCATCGGGTATGGGCGGAAGCTAGTCCGCCATGTGGCTTCTTCGTCACGTATGGATCGGAGGAAGTTTTCGCCCCcgacatcaaagacatcatCAAAGTGTTGGTAAAAAGTGCCGAAGTAGAAAGCTGCGTTGAGGAGGGCGGGATCCACGCTTGGCCCGTAGTCGATTTGTTCTTGTCAGGCAACACGAACAAGAGGCTGAAGGGTCTGCGGACACTCACGTCAGCAATCGGTAAACACATTCAATAGCGGATTGTCGGTGCGCCGCCCATTTAACGGCAATTTTCAGATTAGATCAAGTTTCAAACTGTCATAGACCGAGGCGCGCCAACCTCGAAACCAGAGCTGGAATGGCTCGGCTTTTGCGGTTGTGGCCTGATTATTGGTCTCCAGCCATTTCTCTATCGTTATCATCATCTATAGCAACTGGTAGAGGGACGcaaacaaaaagaaaaataTCGTTTAATTACCTGCATGACTGGACTCTGTTTCTGCATACCGGACTGGCGATCGACTGGGAATTCCCGCAACAGCGAAAGGGGGGGTGTGTGTTCTCGGTTGAGAGATCGCGACAGACAATTCGCAAGGACGCGTTGAAGGATGTGGATGAGACCTTGGTAGGATAACTGCACCGGAGTTTGGGTTGTCGCAGAGCTAAAGTGGGTCTTGGGGGAGAGGTCATGGTTCAGCCGGACGCACGACGAGCGCAGCATTTGCGACAAAGATTACCCTCTTCGAACGACGGGATTCCCCGCTATCAGCGTGCGGCGAAAGATTCGCCAATGCTTGATGTACAAAAACGGTGCCAGCTCCAGGCAGCATCGAAGGCGGCAGGCGACGGGGTTTGGCGACGCTGGGTGTCTAATGAGCATGAAGCCAGCAAATGGGACATTGGGTACCGGCAGTAATGGAAGGTTCTTCGGGCCTTGGTACGGATACAACCGATGCCGATGACAAAAGCCAGAAAAGCGAGGCACTGCTAGGGACAGCCAGCTAGTCTACCGTGCTCTACCTTACATGAGCCGGTCATCATACTCATCGTCCAGTCCGATAGTGCCTCGCGCCGCGAGAAGCAGGCGCAACTGCGAGGTTGCGACACGCATCAGCAAGCTAGGATGACGAGAAGCGCCATCCATCCTGTCGCAGCTTGTGAGCGGTGATGCTGTGCGACCGCGACTGTCTTTCGAATAGTATCCGTAGCGGAGGAAAaatgacgaagaagaaacatAAAAAACGTGATTCAGAGGCACTAAAAaaacccttcttcttcggcggctGACGAAAAGAGACGGGCACGACGAAGCGTGTGACTGacgggagaagaaggagaagatgaggaagggACAATTAGATTTGATTACCTATGAAGGTCAAGATCCGGTCTTGTCACTTgaagtaggtaggtagggcAGGCACCGGCGGAGCTGAGCTCGGTAGAAGAGTACCTCCGTCTTAAGCAAGGAACTAGCGGCTATGCTGATGTAGAAAACGGGAAAGCGTGGGCACACCTCGAGAACCCTGGTCCAATCAGGACGACAAGATGACCCCTGCTGGGCGTGTTTTTGGGGAAAGCAGACTCGCAGAGGGCAGCAAAGGAGGGAGCTCTGACCCGCGACGCGCATATAAACGGTGGACATTCCCACCGTGATCAATCGCCCTTGTGGGAGGAACCCGCTCACCGCGAACAGAAGGAACCGATCCACCCTACTGCTGGCTACACCTGCCACCTACCGTCGTACGTGTCGTCCGCCCTGCGTCATCTCTCACGACCGTTGTCAGTCGCCCATCATCGAGCCACATCGACCAGCGACAGCACCAACACTTGCTTGCACTTGCGCCCGCGCCGCTGCTGCGCTTTGCGCCCAGTACGTGCCCGTGCCTGCCTGCTGCTCTTGTCTGCCTGTCAGACTGCCTGCATTCTGCTTGTCGTTTGTGAGGGTCGACTGACCACATTGGCGACTTGTACTTGTACAAGATCAAATcttgtccccccccccccccccccaaaattTCTTTTCCAACATCCCATCGTCTCCTTTGCTCCCTCGAAGTTTAGACCACTTCCGAGAATACCGCACTGCCCCGCATCCACAAACACCAGACTGCCTCGCGCGTCCACCGATTCCGGGACCGAACCCCGAACCCCCAGCCCGCAGTCTCGACCACCCTAGCTCGCCAAATACACCGAAACCTTATCGAGTGTCACCCTGATCTCGAAGCCTGACTCAGCAGGAAGCGATTCAGACTCGCAACTCACATAACATTGAGCCTCTGGTATTCCCTGTTTCCTTTGGCACGTCCTTTACAGCGACTTGTCTTACGACCACGCTGTGCACATCAGCCACCATTTACCCATCCATCCTTGGCAACGCCCGTTGCGACAGGTCCCAGCTGCCTGGATCTTTCTACCTCACCACGCTGCTTCGTTGTGGTCAGTCGGCATAGACCGGAGTACGAGACAACAGCCCAGTTGAGTGTTGGTTGAGGCTGCTTCGCTGCCGCGTCCTCTCCATCGACCATCCGATCTCGTCAAGTCTCTCTGGGGCCTTATTCTTTCTCACTCCAGTGCCTCGTGGAGGGCAGCGGCGTCCTACCTCCTTGCACGCTGCAACTCGCTACGCTTTGTTGGGCGTCCCTCGGAGTGCTGCCACGCCGCGAACCGCCTTCCCGCTGGCCTTTGCAACTGGGGGTTTCTACAGCAGCTGTACCGGCATCCTGGAAACATCACATACCTGTTGGTATTCCTAGACGcgtctgtctctgtctgctTTGTCCTGTTGTAAAAGTGCTCCTGTAATACAGCCCTGCCCGTCACCCTGGCTCAAGCTGTCTTACACGAGTCACCCACGCAGCTTCAAAGACAACCTGCTCTTGTGTCTTCTTGCATTTGAATCCAAGCCAGCTCCGGCAGTTATTGGCTGCCTCGAATTACTGTCACCGCCGTATCTCGCACTGGCCCCTCGTCCGCCGGACACGCATGCCATCCCGCCTCACAGGCACACGTAGCGCTGGAACGACTTGTCAGTGCCTGCCGAACACCTGGACTGCGCCAGGTTCAAACAAATTTTATATACCGCACGCCCGGATCAGCAAACCCGCAACTAGGCAGACCACTTCTCCTGACTAGGCCGGGATCACGCAAACACTGCAGTCTTATTGTTCTCGTTGAGACGCAAGTCGTCGAGACAAGACAAACACAAGGGCGAACGAAGAGAGTGAACGGGGAATTGGTTGGGTTTTGTTCTTAAATCAGCCCCTGCTGCTCGCTTAATCATCCAGTCCCGTCCCCGCCAACCGCCAATTTTACCTTGGAACCTACCTTGGccatttttatttttatttcTTTTTGGCACCAGCCAAGGCCCCCTGTCGTGCACTCGCCCTCCACTTACAAATTGGAAAAAGCGGCCGTCGATTTTTCCAGCAGACCCAGCAAGCACGGTAGGGACGGAGAGGTcagagggagaggggaaaaaaTCAAAAAAATGGCGGAGGACACTAACACCTACGCACCAAAGTCGCCGGACCTCTCTTCTTTTTATTCGGCAGCACCCGCCCCGCCCACGCCTCCACTGCACAATCTGCAGCACAACCAGCAACACCTGAACAAGCTGCAAACCGCTGCACCGCCGGTATATGAATActcctccccctcgccgCGCGCCTACCATCCTCACCAGTCGTCTTCAACTCCTGTACACATCAAACAGGAACAGCCGCCCCACTACCCGCCTTCAGTGGCAATCAAGTCCGAATCAGTCTTCTCTTCCCATCAGCCACAAACGCAAacccaccaccgccaccaacaccaacagcaCCAACAGCACGCGCACCAACCGCAGTACCTGTCTCCTCGGTACCAGCGTTCGCCGCCACAACAGCACCAGCAACACCCGTCTCCGCAACACCCACCGCAAAGTGCATATGGGATCCAGCCCGCCGTCAAGCATCAAGAACAATATCAACCGCCACCACTGCAAAGCCAGGGGTTTCTAGACCTGAAAACCTACGGTGG
The genomic region above belongs to Colletotrichum higginsianum IMI 349063 chromosome 2, whole genome shotgun sequence and contains:
- a CDS encoding Sorting nexin-41 → MWNDEDNNPYAEGFDRRDSLTSSSANPASPTTREYQRFDIPQTPSTTSDEAPQNRPHDDSEVESSDNEPIARDRGDIVPLPKPGGYESRVEQILWENPSVTILITDAGKSAESGGKYIVYTIRTGNLEVRRRYSEFASLREALTRLHPTLIIPPIPEKHTMADYAASPTNAKQDQQIIDLRKRMLAVFLNRCRRMDEVRSDGVWWRFLDPNASWSEVLHSHPVASIPKSVLKAPPLDPANPTPAHNFLPVPATSAKLKTTGGPGVDPGAISGTGPHVFGRFPPDSHTLSEQELDPYFITYEASIKELEQLLSGSMEKVNRRTLSHLSALAADLCELGSKFNAFALSEQAPSLGPALERVGQAADSSYIATEELSGSLGASFAEPMRENAQFAGVVRSVLKYRVLKRVQQEQTSDELSKKIALLDQLERSEAEAKRIEQYLSSSQQIAPAPKRSTSLREANSSHHQREGSAEDTASIDSDFPPTHGEPVPTASQGVPQRSNSTPGHKKAASSNSITNKIFGPIRHAIQGVADVDPERTRRDMIGKTRESIEQLEQAKVVSEHDVKEASASILKDLKRFQSEKEEDLRRYMLAYAKSQIEWAKKNKETWEDAKAEVSKIDES
- a CDS encoding Arylacetamide deacetylase; the encoded protein is MILGPVSLLDCLAFVIFLVPQLLIHVGFFRTLAVAVKSLPFLIFELPTSLFHERYLLQYNQRSPFVQQATFFEDVVIRCVRYAFANLPPNIGRVFLSKYVSRPFLRFRMLRHGYLSSPAHWSEYKQHGEHGFQGVWITKNASKPPDIVIYYAHGGGFSMGSAYFYLEFLLSWHSLLVESGYQNPAIFALEYTLVPDKMYPTQVYETLRGYKHVLDRAGDPRKVVVAGDSAGGTLILTLLLELGHMNEARAFREKGDDSAASEGESQEQLRKASESPLPGLCVLISPWTKLISNRHENSASDFLDRVTLWKYALQYAGTSHAYDKSASPGQCVDHRVWAEASPPCGFFVTYGSEEVFAPDIKDIIKVLVKSAEVESCVEEGGIHAWPVVDLFLSGNTNKRLKGLRTLTSAIGKHIQ
- a CDS encoding mRNA capping enzyme, producing the protein MEGIQGPPPEGPIASIAEPGIKADGQLLFDLRREVASLLHRNQTSFPGAQPVSFARKHLEELRNKDYYVCEKSDGIRYLLYLTEDEGREIHYLIDRKNDYWFIKNTSFHFPRKDDLTKFHTRTLIDGELVMDDTGKGQKEPRFLVFDCLVLDGQDLMSRTLDKRLAYFNENIYKPYRDLFKQYPEERDFQPFLVEMKAMQLSYGIEMMFREILPKLRHGNDGLIFTCVSSDYKHGTDPHILKWKPPEENTVDCRLRLHFPTVQPGDGDDDVDGPYVDYESVPRSELWSFMGDGRYQYFADVHITEEEWEILKGLGDPLQERIVECHKDDLDRWRIIRFRDDKSEANHISTIKSVMESIEDRVTEKDLAEAAKSIKDNWKTRNAKR
- a CDS encoding Histone-like transcription factor and archaeal histone produces the protein MAEDTNTYAPKSPDLSSFYSAAPAPPTPPLHNLQHNQQHLNKLQTAAPPVYEYSSPSPRAYHPHQSSSTPVHIKQEQPPHYPPSVAIKSESVFSSHQPQTQTHHRHQHQQHQQHAHQPQYLSPRYQRSPPQQHQQHPSPQHPPQSAYGIQPAVKHQEQYQPPPLQSQGFLDLKTYGGPTQLYDIPYNPDSQHLPQTPGPATMPPRKNTQPAPSPPPIDPSPIRTKFPTARIKRIMQADEEVGKVAQQTPIAVGKALEMFMIAVVSRSAEIAREKNSKRVTAQMLKQVIETDGQYDFLADIAAKVGDEEKRGSRSKAESESEEEMEVETKKKGKGGRKKKVA